Sequence from the Synergistota bacterium genome:
CTCGCGTTTTGAAAGCTCTCTTTGATACCCTTGGTGATGTATCTGGCAAGAGATTTCTCGATGTCTTTGCTGGAGGTGGGCGTGTGGGCGAGGAGGCCTTAAGGAGGGGAGCCTCTGATGTAATTTTTATAGAGATAGATCCTTCTATGGCTCGCGAGATATCAAGAAGAGTCGGCAGAAATCGGGTTTTAAAAATGGATTATAGGAAAGCAATTCAAAAGCTAGGTCTCGAGGGAAGGAAATTTGATATAATCTTCGCGGATCCCCCATACGAGAGGGGATTCATTAATGAGCTTTTAAGGCTTCTTGAGAGAGTTCCCTTGCTTGAGAGGGATGGAGTTCTCATCTTAGAAAGATCGCGTCGAGAAAGCTTCGAGCCTGG
This genomic interval carries:
- a CDS encoding RsmD family RNA methyltransferase; amino-acid sequence: MSVRRHTTSRVLKALFDTLGDVSGKRFLDVFAGGGRVGEEALRRGASDVIFIEIDPSMAREISRRVGRNRVLKMDYRKAIQKLGLEGRKFDIIFADPPYERGFINELLRLLERVPLLERDGVLILERSRRESFEPGKWSVIKERRYGDTILTYFKEG